Proteins found in one Triticum aestivum cultivar Chinese Spring chromosome 4D, IWGSC CS RefSeq v2.1, whole genome shotgun sequence genomic segment:
- the LOC123099570 gene encoding probable O-methyltransferase 2, with product MAGQAPTIQVPTDAELLQAQADLWRHSLYYLTSMGLRCAIKLGIPTAIHNFGGVTSLPDLMAALSLPASKQPFLGRLMRVLVTSGVFAAGGDNSHSEAEAELFRLNPLSRILVDGVVADEHHSQTSFVLAATSPFYTEAALGLADWFRKDIAGPVPSPFEDVHGASLFHESTALLDQELDELVTEGLAAHDNLGIGTIMRECHDLFKGLESLTDCCGGDGTTARAITKAHPHVKCTVLDLPKVIDKAPSDGIVNYVAGDLFHSVPKSQAVMLKLVLHHWSDEDCVKILSQCKDAIPSHEEGGKVIIIDIVVGPSLGPVIFEAQLLMDMLMLVNTRGRQRTENDWRELFMEAGFSDYKIVKKLGARGVFEVYK from the exons ATGGCCGGTCAGGCGCCGACCATCCAGGTTCCCACGGATGCCGAGCTGCTGCAGGCACAGGCTGACCTGTGGCGCCACAGCCTCTACTACCTCACGTCCATGGGGCTCCGCTGCGCCATCAAGCTCGGCATCCCGACGGCCATCCACAACTTTGGCGGTGTCACCTCGCTGCCGGATCTGATGGCTGCATTGTCGCTCCCTGCAAGTAAGCAGCCATTCCTCGGCCGCCTGATGCGTGTGCTGGTCACGTCGGGCGTCTTTGCAGCCGGCGGCGACAACTCCCACTCCGAGGCGGAGGCGGAGCTGTTCCGGCTCAACCCGCTGTCGCGCATCCTGGTGGACGGCGTGGTGGCGGACGAGCACCACAGCCAGACGTCCTTCGTGCTCGCCGCGACGTCGCCGTTCTACACGGAGGCGGCCCTGGGGCTGGCCGACTGGTTCAGGAAAGACATCGCGGGGCCGGTGCCGTCACCGTTCGAGGACGTGCATGGCGCGTCGCTCTTCCACGAGAGCACGGCGCTCCTGGACCAGGAGCTCGACGAGCTGGTCACCGAAGGTCTGGCCGCCCATGACAACCTAGGGATTGGCACGATCATGCGGGAGTGCCATGACCTCTTCAAGGGGCTTGAGTCTCTTACTGACTGTTGTGGTGGCGATGGGACGACGGCGAGGGCCATCACCAAGGCCCATCCGCATGTCAAGTGCACCGTGCTGGACCTTCCCAAGGTGATCGACAAAGCTCCTTCTGACGGGATCGTCAACTATGTtgctggtgacttgttccactccgTTCCAAAGTCTCAGGCTGTGATGCTCAAG CTTGTGCTGCACCACTGGAGTGATGAGGACTGTGTGAAGATCTTGTCCCAATGTAAGGATGCCATTCCTTCACATGAGGAGGGAGGAAAGGTGATCATTATAGATATTGTGGTTGGGCCTTCATTAGGACCAGTAATATTTGAGGCCCAGCTTTTGATGGACATGCTCATGCTTGTGAACACAAGAGGTCGTCAACGTACTGAGAATGACTGGCGTGAGCTATTCATGGAGGCAGGGTTCAGTGACTATAAAATTGTCAAGAAACTAGGAGCACGAGGTGTCTTCGAGGTCTATAAGTGA